The following coding sequences are from one Triticum aestivum cultivar Chinese Spring chromosome 5A, IWGSC CS RefSeq v2.1, whole genome shotgun sequence window:
- the LOC123107218 gene encoding tricin synthase 1 isoform X2 yields the protein MAAPAPAAGSNLHSKTLLKSEQLYQYILESTVFPREPDCLRELRVATAAHPMARMAASPDQVQLFGLLIEMLGARNAVEVGVFTGYSLLATALALPDDGKVVAIDVTRESYDEIGAPVVEKAGMAHKIDFRVGLALPVLDQLVAEDGNLGKFDFAFVDADKANFHHYHERLLRLVRVGGLIAYDNTLWGGSVAAPDDEALSERDRELAGIARGFNAALTADRRVQVCQLAISDGIMLCRRVA from the exons atggccgcccccgcccccgccgccgggaGCAACCTCCACAGCAAGACCCTCCTCAAGAGCGAGCAGCTCTACCAG TACATACTGGAGTCCACGGTGTTCCCGCGCGAGCCCGACTGCCTCCGGGAGCTGCGCGTCGCCACCGCGGCCCACCCCAT GGCTCGCATGGCGGCGTCGCCGGACCAGGTGCAGCTGTTCGGCCTGCTGATCGAGATGCTCGGCGCCAGGAACGCCGTCGAGGTCGGCGTGTTCACCGGGTactcgctgctggccaccgccctCGCCCTCCCCGACGACGGCAAG GTCGTGGCCATCGACGTTACGCGCGAGAGCTACGACGAGATAGGGGCGCCGGTGGTGGAGAAGGCCGGGATGGCGCACAAGATCGACTTCCGCGTCGGGCTCGCGCTGCCGGTGCTGGATCAGCTCGTCGCCGAG GATGGCAACCTGGGCAAGTTCGACTTCGCCTTCGTGGACGCGGACAAGGCCAACTTCCACCACTACCACGAGCGGCTGCTGCGGCTGGTCAGGGTCGGGGGGCTCATCGCCTACGACAACACGCTATGGGGCGGCTCCGTGGCCGCGCCGGACGACGAGGCGCTGTCGGAGCGCGACCGGGAGCTCGCGGGGATCGCCAGGGGGTTCAACGCGGCGCTCACCGCCGACCGCCGTGTCCAGGTGTGCcagctcgccatctccgacgggaTCATGCTGTGCCGCCGCGTCGCGTGA
- the LOC123107218 gene encoding tricin synthase 2 isoform X1 yields the protein MAAPAPAAGSNLHSKTLLKSEQLYQYILESTVFPREPDCLRELRVATAAHPMYGARMAASPDQVQLFGLLIEMLGARNAVEVGVFTGYSLLATALALPDDGKVVAIDVTRESYDEIGAPVVEKAGMAHKIDFRVGLALPVLDQLVAEDGNLGKFDFAFVDADKANFHHYHERLLRLVRVGGLIAYDNTLWGGSVAAPDDEALSERDRELAGIARGFNAALTADRRVQVCQLAISDGIMLCRRVA from the exons atggccgcccccgcccccgccgccgggaGCAACCTCCACAGCAAGACCCTCCTCAAGAGCGAGCAGCTCTACCAG TACATACTGGAGTCCACGGTGTTCCCGCGCGAGCCCGACTGCCTCCGGGAGCTGCGCGTCGCCACCGCGGCCCACCCCATGTACGG GGCTCGCATGGCGGCGTCGCCGGACCAGGTGCAGCTGTTCGGCCTGCTGATCGAGATGCTCGGCGCCAGGAACGCCGTCGAGGTCGGCGTGTTCACCGGGTactcgctgctggccaccgccctCGCCCTCCCCGACGACGGCAAG GTCGTGGCCATCGACGTTACGCGCGAGAGCTACGACGAGATAGGGGCGCCGGTGGTGGAGAAGGCCGGGATGGCGCACAAGATCGACTTCCGCGTCGGGCTCGCGCTGCCGGTGCTGGATCAGCTCGTCGCCGAG GATGGCAACCTGGGCAAGTTCGACTTCGCCTTCGTGGACGCGGACAAGGCCAACTTCCACCACTACCACGAGCGGCTGCTGCGGCTGGTCAGGGTCGGGGGGCTCATCGCCTACGACAACACGCTATGGGGCGGCTCCGTGGCCGCGCCGGACGACGAGGCGCTGTCGGAGCGCGACCGGGAGCTCGCGGGGATCGCCAGGGGGTTCAACGCGGCGCTCACCGCCGACCGCCGTGTCCAGGTGTGCcagctcgccatctccgacgggaTCATGCTGTGCCGCCGCGTCGCGTGA